Proteins from one Clostridium cellulovorans 743B genomic window:
- a CDS encoding 3'-5' exonuclease, with protein sequence MKLNKEQQLLINEDENNILLLASAGTGKTDTLSKRIARIIESGKGKPEEILCITFTNKACREMKERIEKVIGDSSRNITIRTFHSFCFDILKVEAKKKTDIFTDFIIFDEEDCKEMIKVCAPPGFSIAPMQRFIDSVKNIRVKYDIYSDNSLEDYKNAIGIFLSHEENKINNICTEKGHLDEALKNFLINKGHILVSSYNRLLSENHGLDFTDLIVLTKELFENQQVVSALRERYKYINIDEVQDTSLLEYSIIEKLFKNNKVLICGDIFQTIYKWRGSAPEKIFEKFKKDYGVTEIVFNVNYRATKNLTDASLKFLYNTFPLETQSLYKQGITTNSIEVGEKIILKEAYDIREEAKFIYEEIKNLKNKAEDLSSICVLTRDNRYNIALSNQLRDIASYEEDGFEFILVDQFKFFRRQEIKDIIAFLKLSANRYDSISLKRIVKRLPTGVGDRTFEAIESDEYKKIGIILSDFIDTNTLQYGEKFSLLIKEFKDDNIIVFDVESTGTDVTEDEIIQIAAIRINRNGEVIDSFERFLKPKKSVKNSEHIHGFSDEFLKEKGEDKETVIKEFLRFSENAVIVGHNVQYDINILSSEIHRLNLGKSKFLAFYDTLDIYRRFYPNLVNHKLNTLSDIFKTENIPSHDAMDDILATKDLLIRALKIDIIPTSMERIAGMSKYIKAFSFISEKLNDFFKETEEMRPCEVVNYIVQHFNLKTLYPGEEGKGKIERMRDFYALLRDIDDKNKGSRDSLFDIIKLTSLSNGELESLILKRTKKSRIPIITVHQAKGLEYETVFLAGTAQNVFPSYLSIKTNNLEEEKKTFYVAITRAKKRLFISYCLYNEYNKRNFKSDFINFLPQTYIELK encoded by the coding sequence ATGAAATTAAACAAAGAACAACAATTGTTGATAAATGAAGACGAAAACAATATTTTATTACTAGCTTCAGCAGGAACAGGTAAAACTGATACTTTATCAAAGCGTATAGCCAGAATAATTGAAAGTGGTAAAGGGAAGCCAGAGGAGATATTATGCATCACTTTTACAAATAAAGCTTGCAGAGAAATGAAGGAAAGAATTGAGAAAGTAATTGGGGATAGCTCTAGAAATATTACAATAAGAACCTTTCATAGCTTCTGTTTCGATATTTTGAAGGTTGAAGCAAAAAAGAAGACGGATATATTTACAGACTTTATTATCTTCGACGAAGAGGATTGTAAAGAAATGATAAAGGTATGTGCTCCTCCTGGCTTTTCTATAGCTCCTATGCAGAGGTTTATAGATTCTGTAAAAAATATAAGGGTAAAATATGATATATATAGCGATAATTCCTTAGAAGATTATAAAAATGCAATTGGAATTTTTTTATCCCATGAAGAAAATAAAATTAATAATATATGCACAGAAAAAGGCCACCTTGATGAAGCATTGAAAAATTTTCTCATCAATAAAGGACATATTCTTGTAAGTTCATATAATAGGCTTCTTAGTGAAAATCATGGTTTAGATTTTACAGATTTGATTGTACTTACAAAAGAACTGTTTGAAAATCAGCAAGTGGTTTCAGCTTTAAGAGAAAGGTATAAATATATCAATATTGACGAAGTACAGGATACAAGTCTTTTAGAATACTCTATTATTGAAAAGTTATTTAAGAATAATAAGGTTTTAATTTGTGGAGATATATTTCAGACTATCTATAAGTGGAGAGGCTCTGCGCCGGAGAAAATTTTCGAAAAGTTTAAAAAGGATTATGGAGTCACGGAAATTGTCTTTAATGTGAATTATAGAGCAACAAAGAATTTAACTGACGCTTCTTTAAAGTTTCTTTATAATACTTTTCCTTTAGAAACTCAAAGTTTATACAAACAAGGAATCACTACAAATTCAATTGAAGTTGGTGAAAAAATAATATTAAAGGAAGCTTACGACATAAGAGAAGAAGCAAAATTTATATATGAAGAGATAAAGAACCTAAAAAACAAGGCTGAGGATTTATCAAGTATATGTGTACTGACAAGAGATAATAGATATAACATAGCTTTGAGTAATCAATTAAGGGATATTGCAAGTTATGAAGAAGATGGTTTCGAATTCATCTTAGTTGATCAGTTTAAATTTTTTAGAAGACAAGAGATAAAAGATATAATAGCATTTTTAAAGCTTTCTGCTAATAGATATGATTCCATAAGTTTAAAGCGAATCGTAAAAAGGCTTCCAACAGGGGTTGGAGACAGAACCTTTGAAGCTATAGAATCTGATGAATATAAAAAGATAGGAATAATTTTATCAGATTTTATTGACACAAATACATTGCAATATGGTGAAAAGTTCTCATTATTAATAAAAGAATTTAAGGATGATAATATAATAGTCTTTGATGTTGAAAGTACTGGTACTGATGTAACAGAAGATGAAATAATACAAATAGCGGCTATCAGGATTAATAGAAATGGTGAAGTGATAGATTCCTTTGAAAGATTCCTTAAACCTAAAAAGTCTGTTAAAAATTCCGAGCATATTCATGGTTTTAGTGATGAATTTTTAAAGGAGAAAGGTGAAGATAAGGAAACTGTAATAAAGGAGTTTTTAAGATTTTCAGAGAATGCTGTAATAGTAGGACATAATGTTCAATATGATATAAATATTTTATCAAGTGAAATCCATAGGTTAAACCTTGGAAAGTCGAAGTTTTTAGCTTTTTATGATACCTTAGATATCTACAGAAGGTTTTACCCTAATTTAGTTAATCATAAATTAAATACCTTGAGTGATATTTTTAAAACTGAAAACATACCAAGTCATGATGCCATGGATGATATCCTGGCTACTAAGGATCTTCTAATAAGAGCATTGAAGATAGATATAATACCTACTTCTATGGAAAGAATTGCAGGAATGTCTAAATATATTAAGGCATTTTCTTTTATTTCGGAAAAGCTTAATGATTTTTTTAAAGAAACTGAAGAAATGAGACCTTGTGAAGTTGTGAATTATATAGTCCAACATTTCAATTTAAAAACCTTATATCCTGGAGAAGAAGGGAAGGGTAAAATTGAGAGAATGAGAGACTTTTATGCACTGCTTAGAGATATAGATGATAAAAATAAAGGATCAAGAGATTCTCTTTTTGATATTATCAAGTTAACATCCTTATCTAATGGTGAACTAGAGTCACTTATTTTAAAAAGGACAAAAAAATCTAGAATACCTATAATCACAGTGCATCAAGCTAAGGGCCTTGAATATGAAACTGTGTTTTTAGCAGGTACTGCACAAAATGTATTTCCATCTTATTTATCAATTAAGACAAATAATTTAGAGGAAGAAAAAAAGACTTTTTACGTTGCAATAACAAGGGCAAAAAAAAGATTATTTATAAGTTACTGTCTCTATAATGAATATAATAAAAGAAACTTTAAGAGTGATTTTATAAACTTTTTGCCACAGACATATATTGAATTGAAATAA
- the tnpA gene encoding IS200/IS605 family transposase — translation MDNSSLAHSKWNCKYHIVFAPKYRRQIIYGKIKADIGVILRKLCEHKGVEIIEANACKDHIHMLVSIPPKLSVSQFMGYLKGKSSLMIFDRHANLKYKYRNRQFWCKGYYVDIVGRNKKIIEEYIKNQIQEDLAYEQMSLKEFIDPFTGESVNKGKK, via the coding sequence ATGGATAATAGTAGTTTAGCACATAGTAAATGGAATTGTAAATATCACATAGTCTTCGCACCAAAGTATAGGAGACAAATCATATATGGAAAAATAAAAGCGGATATAGGGGTAATACTTAGAAAGTTATGTGAACATAAAGGAGTAGAAATTATTGAAGCAAATGCATGTAAGGATCATATACATATGCTTGTAAGTATACCTCCGAAGTTAAGTGTCTCTCAGTTTATGGGGTATTTGAAAGGTAAGAGTTCATTGATGATTTTTGACAGACATGCAAATTTGAAATATAAATATAGGAATAGGCAATTTTGGTGTAAAGGCTATTACGTTGATATAGTTGGAAGAAACAAAAAGATAATAGAAGAATACATAAAGAATCAAATACAGGAAGATTTAGCATATGAACAAATGAGCTTGAAAGAATTTATTGACCCGTTTACGGGTGAATCAGTAAACAAAGGCAAAAAATAA
- a CDS encoding GNAT family N-acetyltransferase, with the protein MIKLQPITTDNFWETISLEVLDDQKEFVTSNAVSIAQSKIQPECIPLAIYEEDILVGFVMYCIDTDDSEYWIYRLMIDKNHQNKGYGKAALNDVIEIIKKDKSHNKIFLGVHTESEAAVKLYKSSGFVFNGQVFGKEHIMQLT; encoded by the coding sequence ATGATAAAACTTCAACCTATAACCACTGATAACTTTTGGGAAACTATTAGCCTAGAGGTTCTCGATGATCAAAAAGAATTTGTTACTTCTAACGCAGTATCCATAGCACAATCAAAAATACAACCAGAGTGCATTCCTCTTGCAATATATGAAGAAGATATATTAGTAGGCTTTGTAATGTACTGTATAGATACTGATGATAGCGAATACTGGATTTATAGATTAATGATTGATAAAAATCATCAGAATAAAGGATACGGAAAAGCTGCACTAAACGATGTTATTGAAATAATAAAAAAAGATAAATCTCATAACAAAATTTTCTTAGGTGTCCATACTGAAAGTGAAGCAGCAGTAAAATTATATAAAAGTTCAGGCTTTGTTTTTAACGGACAAGTCTTTGGGAAAGAACATATTATGCAGTTAACCTAG
- a CDS encoding S66 family peptidase translates to MDLKKPGKLKKGDKVATISLSWGGAGDSDILWRYEVGKKRLQEEFGLEVVEMPHTLSGTEYIYNHPEKRAEDLMMAVKDPSIKAIFSCIGGNESVRILPYIDYEVIRNNPKIFIGYSDTTITHFICLKAGISSFYGPSILAEFAENVEMFKYTKDWVNKALFEDDFLGTIEPSETWTSEYLPWEEKNKNIKRNVNNDDRGYELLQGKGIVQGHLLGGCIEVLEMMKGTELWPSLESFENSILFFETSEDKPEPTQVEYWLRNYGIMGVLQKVNGIIFGKPYDEQYYEEYKNVILKVVRDELKLVDLPILYNMNFGHTAPMFIIPYGAMAEVDCNLKKFSILESGVKNS, encoded by the coding sequence ATGGATTTAAAGAAGCCAGGTAAATTAAAAAAAGGTGATAAGGTAGCAACAATTAGTTTATCTTGGGGTGGTGCAGGGGATTCTGATATTCTATGGAGATATGAAGTTGGTAAGAAGCGCCTTCAGGAGGAATTTGGACTCGAAGTAGTAGAGATGCCTCATACCCTTAGTGGAACAGAATACATATATAATCATCCAGAAAAACGAGCAGAAGATTTGATGATGGCCGTCAAAGATCCTTCTATAAAAGCTATTTTTTCTTGTATTGGCGGCAATGAAAGTGTCAGAATATTGCCATATATAGACTATGAAGTTATAAGAAACAATCCTAAAATTTTCATAGGTTATTCTGATACAACAATTACACATTTTATATGTTTAAAAGCAGGAATATCAAGCTTTTATGGACCTTCTATTTTAGCTGAATTTGCAGAAAATGTTGAGATGTTTAAGTATACAAAGGACTGGGTTAATAAAGCTTTATTTGAAGATGATTTTTTAGGTACTATAGAACCATCTGAAACTTGGACTAGCGAATATTTACCTTGGGAAGAGAAAAATAAAAATATTAAAAGAAATGTAAATAATGATGATAGAGGATATGAATTACTACAAGGAAAAGGAATAGTACAAGGTCATTTATTAGGTGGGTGCATAGAAGTATTAGAAATGATGAAAGGTACTGAATTATGGCCTAGCCTTGAAAGCTTTGAAAACAGCATATTATTTTTTGAGACTTCAGAAGATAAGCCAGAGCCAACTCAAGTTGAATATTGGTTACGAAATTATGGGATAATGGGTGTGCTACAAAAGGTTAATGGAATAATTTTTGGAAAGCCTTACGATGAACAGTATTATGAAGAATATAAAAACGTAATATTAAAGGTTGTAAGGGACGAGTTAAAGTTGGTAGACTTGCCTATATTATATAATATGAATTTTGGACATACAGCACCAATGTTTATAATTCCTTATGGAGCAATGGCAGAAGTAGATTGCAATTTGAAAAAGTTTAGCATTTTAGAGTCTGGAGTTAAAAATTCGTAG
- a CDS encoding IS256 family transposase encodes MSNVSKELLREFIKEQNFTNANEVLDAIKGMFRDVLQEALEAEMDEELGYGKYDVTEKASDNSRNGYSKKKVKTELGAIELNIPRDRNGDFEPKIVPKHQRTINGIEDKVLSLYASGMTTRDISEQVKNLYDVDISAETVSNITNRILPMVSEWQNRPLENTYAFVFMDAIHYKVREEKQIVLKAAYVVIGVSLDGEKEVLGIWIGANESSKFWLSVLNDLRNRGVQDVLIFCVDGLNGFKDAIGATFPFARIQRCIIHQIRSSMKYIPYKDKKAFVADLKYIYGAVNEEVAMEYLIALKDKWSQKYPNAVKSWEDNWDNLSTFFAFPQNIRKIIYTTNVIESLNSQFRKVTKTKLIFPNDESLLKMLYLAVQKISTKWNRNYREWDLVINQLKIVFSEVFEKMA; translated from the coding sequence ATGTCAAATGTGTCGAAAGAATTATTGAGAGAATTTATAAAGGAGCAGAACTTTACTAATGCTAATGAAGTATTAGATGCCATAAAAGGAATGTTTAGAGATGTTTTACAAGAGGCTTTGGAAGCAGAAATGGATGAAGAATTAGGTTATGGTAAGTATGATGTAACAGAAAAAGCAAGCGATAATAGTAGAAATGGCTATTCAAAAAAGAAAGTTAAAACAGAATTAGGTGCAATAGAACTGAATATTCCAAGGGATAGAAATGGAGATTTTGAACCTAAAATAGTACCAAAACATCAAAGAACCATAAATGGAATTGAAGATAAAGTATTATCGCTTTATGCTTCGGGAATGACAACAAGAGATATATCTGAACAGGTTAAAAATTTATATGATGTAGATATAAGTGCAGAAACAGTGTCAAATATAACTAATAGGATATTGCCAATGGTATCAGAATGGCAGAATAGACCTTTAGAAAACACATATGCATTTGTCTTTATGGATGCAATCCACTATAAAGTAAGAGAAGAGAAACAGATTGTACTTAAAGCAGCTTACGTAGTAATAGGCGTAAGCCTGGACGGCGAAAAAGAAGTGTTAGGAATATGGATTGGTGCAAATGAGAGTAGTAAGTTTTGGCTTTCTGTTCTAAATGACCTTAGGAATCGAGGCGTACAAGATGTACTAATCTTCTGTGTTGACGGCCTAAACGGCTTTAAGGATGCGATTGGCGCAACATTTCCATTCGCTAGAATTCAACGATGCATAATACACCAAATACGTTCTAGTATGAAGTATATACCATATAAGGATAAAAAGGCTTTTGTTGCAGATCTGAAGTATATATATGGTGCCGTTAATGAGGAAGTAGCTATGGAATATTTGATAGCTTTAAAGGATAAATGGTCTCAGAAGTATCCAAACGCAGTAAAAAGTTGGGAAGATAATTGGGATAATTTAAGTACATTCTTTGCCTTTCCTCAAAATATAAGAAAAATAATATATACTACAAATGTAATAGAGAGCTTAAATAGTCAATTTAGAAAAGTAACAAAGACTAAGCTAATATTTCCTAATGATGAAAGTTTATTAAAGATGCTATATTTAGCAGTTCAAAAAATATCAACAAAATGGAATAGAAATTATCGTGAATGGGATTTAGTAATCAATCAATTAAAAATAGTATTTAGCGAAGTGTTTGAAAAAATGGCATAA
- a CDS encoding protein kinase family protein yields MKLFTNIKYKNRRLGKYIVEKPLGEGRYGKCFLATSETGEKVVIKKFKLRIFEKNRRKSNDENVSEAVILSNLNDERIPELLGVINEKGFYGFVLEYKQGNTVKELLFKKNYKFSKEEFFSIGIQLIKIIEYIHSNGVVHRDIRTPNVLINDGKVYLIDFGLARWGDNKKYFFDLDYSFLGDFLLYLLYSASETKDKKTPRYKNVPWYDELNISNDQKLFIKRLLGIEERYKSINDIELDFIKAFNN; encoded by the coding sequence ATGAAATTATTTACAAATATAAAATATAAAAATAGAAGGTTAGGTAAATATATTGTTGAGAAACCTCTTGGTGAAGGACGCTATGGAAAATGTTTTTTGGCAACTTCAGAAACAGGAGAAAAGGTTGTTATAAAAAAGTTTAAGCTTAGGATTTTCGAAAAAAATAGAAGAAAAAGTAATGATGAAAATGTAAGTGAGGCTGTTATATTATCTAATCTTAATGATGAAAGAATACCAGAACTTTTAGGAGTTATAAATGAAAAAGGCTTTTATGGATTTGTTTTAGAATATAAACAGGGGAATACTGTAAAAGAACTGTTATTCAAAAAGAACTATAAATTTTCTAAGGAAGAATTCTTTAGTATAGGCATTCAATTGATAAAGATAATAGAATATATTCATAGTAACGGTGTTGTCCATAGAGATATTAGAACTCCAAATGTTTTAATAAATGATGGAAAAGTTTATCTCATCGATTTTGGATTAGCAAGATGGGGAGATAACAAGAAATATTTCTTTGATTTAGATTATTCTTTCTTAGGCGATTTTTTATTATATTTACTTTATTCAGCTTCTGAAACTAAAGATAAAAAAACTCCAAGGTATAAAAATGTACCATGGTATGATGAATTAAATATATCTAATGATCAAAAGTTGTTTATAAAAAGGTTATTAGGAATTGAAGAAAGGTATAAAAGTATCAATGATATTGAGCTAGACTTTATAAAAGCTTTTAATAACTAG
- a CDS encoding zinc ribbon domain-containing protein codes for MSFSISSFFSGSSSGHYRHGHYGGNHYRKKGVLGSLLEVIASRSWSSSGFGHHHHHVVKPVHTVHTVHTVHNEPAQRQNMTVCNRCNSQIPAGSKFCLQCGEKVQGSAFCMECGEKLPANAKFCLNCGKKINS; via the coding sequence ATGAGTTTTTCGATAAGTAGTTTTTTTTCAGGTTCATCAAGTGGACATTATAGACATGGTCATTATGGTGGTAACCATTATAGAAAAAAAGGTGTTTTAGGTAGTTTACTTGAGGTTATTGCATCAAGAAGTTGGTCATCAAGTGGATTTGGACATCATCACCATCATGTTGTTAAACCTGTGCACACAGTACACACAGTTCATACAGTGCATAATGAACCAGCACAAAGACAAAATATGACTGTTTGTAACAGATGTAATTCACAAATACCAGCAGGTTCAAAATTTTGTCTACAATGTGGGGAGAAGGTGCAAGGTTCAGCATTTTGTATGGAATGTGGTGAGAAGTTACCTGCAAACGCAAAATTCTGTCTTAACTGTGGAAAGAAAATAAATTCTTAA
- a CDS encoding GNAT family N-acetyltransferase, with product MAEIVRKIRYDELQQLLMLYKQLQPEDPDVSLSEKLEEAWTAIYNNPSYHYIVVEVEGNIVSSCNITIINNLTRNLRPYGLIENVVTDSNYRKKGYGKKVLSMAVDIAKDNNCYKVMLMTGSKKEETLRFYEEAGFERGIKTGFIKKL from the coding sequence ATGGCTGAGATTGTTAGAAAGATTCGATATGATGAGCTTCAACAGCTGTTAATGCTATATAAACAATTACAACCAGAAGACCCTGATGTAAGCCTTAGTGAGAAATTAGAAGAGGCTTGGACTGCTATATATAATAATCCAAGTTATCATTATATAGTTGTTGAGGTAGAAGGTAACATTGTGTCATCCTGTAATATTACAATTATAAACAACTTAACTCGTAATTTAAGGCCTTATGGATTAATTGAGAATGTGGTTACTGACTCAAATTATAGAAAAAAGGGCTATGGTAAAAAAGTATTAAGTATGGCAGTGGATATTGCTAAAGATAATAATTGTTATAAGGTAATGTTAATGACTGGATCTAAAAAAGAAGAGACTCTAAGATTTTATGAAGAAGCTGGCTTTGAGAGAGGAATAAAAACAGGTTTTATTAAAAAGTTATAA
- a CDS encoding 4Fe-4S dicluster domain-containing protein, with product MSHISNKEAYKSLEERINRFPQGAPPSKTLYKILSMLFSEEEARLVSMLPIKPFNLKTASTIWKMDMVQTEKILEKLSSRALILDVDYDGKKEYVLPPPMIGFFEFTLMRTRNDLDQKVLSELYFQYLNVEEDFIKDLFLGTETRFGKVFVQESVLSKDNQVEIMDYDRASNVIKNSRFITVSMCFCRHKMQHLGEECDAPMETCLTFGNAAYSLSKHGHGRAIEAAEGLEILQNCYEHNLVQCGENVRQGSLFLCNCCGCCCEGMLAVKKFGALHPIQTTSFIPNVIKDGCVGCGKCAKACPIGAITMKDKKAAVDEEICLGCGVCVRNCPKKSIILKKRDKEIITPVNTTHRIVLQAIEKGQLQELIFDNKAMASHRAMATILSNILRLPPMKRALASKQLKSVYLDKLISKFDK from the coding sequence GTGTCTCATATTTCAAATAAAGAGGCTTACAAGAGCTTAGAGGAAAGAATAAATAGGTTTCCTCAAGGAGCGCCTCCGTCAAAGACTTTATATAAGATATTAAGCATGTTATTTAGTGAAGAGGAAGCTAGGCTTGTTTCTATGTTACCCATTAAACCTTTTAATTTGAAGACTGCAAGCACTATTTGGAAAATGGATATGGTTCAGACAGAAAAGATCCTTGAAAAGCTAAGCAGTAGGGCGCTAATTCTTGATGTTGATTATGATGGTAAAAAGGAATACGTCTTACCACCACCTATGATAGGATTCTTTGAGTTTACTTTAATGAGAACTAGAAACGATTTAGATCAAAAGGTATTATCTGAATTATATTTTCAGTATCTAAATGTTGAAGAGGATTTTATAAAAGATCTTTTTTTAGGCACAGAAACAAGGTTTGGTAAGGTTTTTGTGCAAGAAAGTGTTTTATCAAAGGATAATCAAGTAGAGATAATGGATTATGATAGAGCAAGTAATGTAATCAAAAATTCAAGATTTATCACTGTAAGCATGTGTTTTTGCCGACATAAAATGCAACATCTTGGTGAAGAATGTGATGCGCCAATGGAGACGTGCTTAACCTTTGGGAATGCAGCCTATTCTTTAAGTAAGCATGGACATGGAAGAGCAATCGAAGCTGCAGAAGGTTTAGAGATCCTTCAAAATTGCTATGAACATAATTTAGTTCAATGCGGTGAAAATGTAAGGCAGGGTTCACTTTTCCTTTGTAATTGTTGTGGTTGTTGTTGTGAAGGTATGCTAGCTGTGAAAAAATTTGGAGCACTTCATCCAATACAAACAACAAGCTTTATCCCAAATGTAATTAAAGATGGTTGCGTAGGCTGTGGTAAATGTGCAAAGGCTTGCCCTATAGGTGCTATTACTATGAAGGACAAGAAGGCTGCTGTTGATGAAGAAATATGTCTTGGTTGTGGTGTTTGTGTAAGAAATTGTCCTAAGAAAAGTATAATTCTTAAGAAGAGAGACAAGGAGATAATAACTCCTGTAAATACTACTCATAGGATTGTTTTACAAGCAATAGAAAAAGGACAGCTTCAAGAATTGATTTTTGATAATAAAGCTATGGCTAGTCACAGAGCAATGGCTACAATTTTATCAAATATTCTTAGATTACCACCGATGAAAAGAGCACTTGCAAGCAAACAATTGAAATCAGTGTATTTAGATAAATTGATAAGTAAGTTTGATAAGTAA
- a CDS encoding helix-turn-helix transcriptional regulator codes for MESYEKIEAVQRMQDYIEENISNSITLYMLAQAAGYSPWYSARIFKDLLGKTPFEYIRSLRLSLAAVRMRDEDVKIVDVAFDFVFDSHEGFTRAFSKEFGITPRYYCKNTPPIKLFIPSSIRDYYNMLQKGDNKMKEKSNVNTVFVQVIDKPARKVILKRAEKAAEYFAYCEELGCDVWGVLCSIKEALNEPIGMWMPENLRPTGTSIYTQGVEVPMDYKGEVPEGFEIIELKPCKMMVFQGQPYDDEKFGEAIDEVWTVIKNYNPEIYGFKWAEEEGPRFQFAPMGYRGYIEGRPVKLINS; via the coding sequence ATGGAAAGTTATGAAAAAATTGAAGCGGTACAACGTATGCAAGATTACATTGAAGAGAATATCTCAAATTCTATAACATTATATATGCTTGCTCAAGCAGCTGGATATTCTCCTTGGTATTCTGCTAGAATATTCAAAGACCTTTTAGGAAAGACACCATTTGAGTATATCAGATCTTTAAGGCTTTCATTAGCAGCAGTTAGAATGCGAGATGAAGATGTGAAAATTGTTGATGTAGCCTTTGATTTTGTTTTTGATTCACATGAAGGTTTTACTAGGGCATTCTCAAAGGAATTTGGAATTACCCCTAGATATTATTGTAAAAATACTCCGCCTATAAAGCTTTTCATACCGAGTTCAATCCGTGATTACTACAATATGCTTCAAAAAGGAGATAATAAGATGAAAGAAAAATCAAATGTAAATACTGTTTTTGTTCAAGTAATCGATAAGCCTGCAAGAAAAGTGATTTTAAAAAGAGCAGAAAAGGCAGCTGAGTATTTTGCCTATTGCGAAGAATTAGGTTGTGATGTTTGGGGAGTATTATGTAGCATAAAAGAAGCTTTAAATGAGCCGATCGGTATGTGGATGCCTGAAAATCTTAGACCAACTGGAACATCTATATATACCCAAGGGGTAGAAGTACCTATGGATTATAAAGGAGAAGTACCAGAGGGGTTTGAAATTATTGAATTAAAGCCGTGTAAGATGATGGTATTCCAAGGACAGCCTTATGATGACGAAAAATTTGGAGAAGCAATAGATGAAGTATGGACTGTTATAAAAAATTATAATCCTGAAATTTACGGCTTTAAGTGGGCAGAAGAAGAGGGACCAAGATTTCAGTTTGCACCAATGGGTTATAGGGGTTATATAGAAGGAAGACCTGTAAAATTGATAAATTCTTAG
- a CDS encoding arsenate reductase family protein — MNIQIFGTKKCFDTKKAERYFKERKISYQFIDLNEKALSKRELESVKASISINELINAKSKEYKTLKLENIRSSSVKEELLLKNPKLYNTPIVRNGKEATLGYKPEVWGNWE, encoded by the coding sequence ATGAATATTCAAATATTTGGAACTAAAAAGTGTTTTGATACAAAAAAAGCAGAAAGATATTTCAAGGAAAGAAAAATATCATATCAATTTATTGATTTAAACGAAAAAGCTTTAAGTAAAAGAGAGCTAGAAAGTGTTAAAGCATCTATATCAATTAATGAGCTAATCAATGCTAAATCAAAAGAATATAAGACTTTAAAGTTAGAAAACATTAGGAGTAGCAGTGTAAAAGAAGAGTTATTGCTTAAAAATCCAAAGCTATATAATACCCCAATAGTTAGGAATGGTAAAGAAGCTACTTTAGGTTACAAACCTGAGGTGTGGGGAAACTGGGAGTAG
- a CDS encoding DUF5680 domain-containing protein yields the protein MSLQQKLQALRKEKGLTQEEFAETIGVSRQAVAKWEAGQSYPDLDRLIEISNLYKVSIDKLVKDCKENCSFNEEKTYKDYADNEMICFLCKAKKVTYAGSGSETVSSRPNSHDLEYTEGNLKYIDTYLGGEKFVGEEALWKDNVPVWSMNYIGRIIDEGFSGSFLKAALSLVSKDYPYRGPMVYANGDYIYHCIVNGEFNWFQGYEEIFYNNNKIYECFFHGGSVK from the coding sequence ATGAGTCTTCAACAAAAATTACAAGCTCTTAGGAAAGAGAAGGGATTAACTCAAGAAGAGTTTGCTGAAACTATAGGAGTATCAAGACAAGCAGTGGCAAAATGGGAGGCAGGACAATCCTATCCTGATTTAGATAGATTAATTGAAATAAGCAATTTATATAAAGTGAGTATAGATAAATTAGTTAAAGACTGTAAAGAGAATTGTAGCTTTAATGAAGAAAAAACTTATAAAGATTATGCAGATAATGAGATGATATGTTTTCTGTGTAAAGCGAAAAAGGTTACTTATGCTGGTAGTGGTTCTGAAACTGTTTCTTCAAGACCTAATTCTCATGATTTAGAATATACTGAGGGAAATTTAAAATATATCGATACATATTTAGGCGGAGAGAAGTTCGTCGGAGAAGAAGCATTATGGAAAGATAATGTGCCAGTTTGGTCGATGAATTATATTGGTAGAATTATCGATGAGGGTTTTTCTGGTAGCTTTCTAAAGGCAGCATTATCTCTAGTATCTAAAGACTATCCTTATCGTGGTCCTATGGTATATGCAAATGGTGATTACATTTATCATTGTATAGTAAATGGAGAATTCAATTGGTTTCAAGGATACGAAGAAATATTTTATAATAACAATAAAATATATGAGTGTTTTTTTCATGGTGGCAGTGTTAAGTAA